A window of Drosophila subobscura isolate 14011-0131.10 chromosome E, UCBerk_Dsub_1.0, whole genome shotgun sequence contains these coding sequences:
- the LOC117891020 gene encoding anaphase-promoting complex subunit 2 isoform X2 gives MCDFGALWQDVLKIFPVLGGVIPGTAEPVEETLYKNVRRHLQQLGSIETFAAILDLEIQSVIRNVLAPKFWKHFHGDSVPTDLQTCIKDQALVIEALPDKNKLFSQFIDAINELYLSFNSLMQVKPRLAHLIGTENSSALNSAKLLHEDSIKSYLRDSLLSQLPPAFSVVVGAFYWVHFKLYTKASHLALTTVDSEVFDELLCVGCNFDVEQCCCLRLTEMVNKTNMKLFEMNLIDRLTGSALTSLIKLKIKEHINDTCQGIFDRSHLKQLEKWLAEVIMTWLKSIFTEWQTKDNAKEAEAPASVQSFKVKLTYYMYETFAQSVIGQFFSIIIDYPDSIPAIDDLKICMEKIDMRVYLTESLRSSLEARILHPGVNTMDILTGYVAAIKAIRHLDQSGVILEMVTAPIKDYLRKRSDTVRRVVTGLTEEGPTDLSEELAKGESIKDGKDSGPDEFSNWENWEPDPFGIDANLMKYNSSKIMRSADIISMVVDIYGSKELFMTEYRNLMADRLLAHLDFNSEKEIRNLELLKIRFGESLLHSCEVMLKDVTDSKRINAHIHGDGNVNENQLFDISSLIISAQFWPSFNKESLQLPEEIENEFKKYTKAYEGYKGNRTLNWRTVTGRVNIVIEIGDRTLDMVVSPTLAVIIYHFQNKSEWAIEELSSITKVPASALRRRISFWQNHGLISESSPGVFTLLEKETEKSQFEEMSLAEADEEDLESAMASASDQREEELQVFWSYIVGMLTNLDSMPIDRIHQMLKLFASHSGGVEFTQDELKHFLQRKVREHKLLFSGGVYQLAK, from the exons ATGTGCGACTTTGGTGCTTTGTGGCAGGATGTGCTGAAAATATTTCCAGTTCTGGGTGGAGTG ATTCCTGGGACTGCCGAGCCGGTTGAAGAAACTCTGTACAAGAATGTTCGCCGGCACCTACAACAGTTGGGCAGCATTGAGACATTTGCGGCAATTCTGGATCTGGAAATTCAGTCGGTGATTCGAAATGTACTTGCACCCAAGTTTTGGAAGCATTTCCATGGGGACAGCGTGCCAACAGATCTGCAGACGTGCATCAAAGACCAAGCGCTGGTCATAGAAGCTCTTCCGGATAAGAACAAATTGTTCTCTCAGTTTATTGATGCTATCAATGAGTTGTACCTTAGCTTCAACAGTTTGATGCAAGTTAAGCCCAGACTTGCGCATCTTATCGGCACGGAAAATAGTTCAGCCCTAAACTCGGCCAAATTGTTGCACGAAGATTCCATCAAATCGTACCTACGCGATTCGTTGCTTTCGCAGCTGCCACCAGCCTTCAGTGTGGTTGTGGGTGCCTTCTATTGGGTTCACTTCAAGCTCTACACCAAAGCTTCGCATCTAGCCTTAACAACAGTGG ACTCTGAGGTATTCGATGAGCTGCTATGTGTGGGCTGCAATTTCGACGTGGAGCAGTGCTGCTGTCTGCGACTAACTGAAATGGTGAACAAGACGAACATGAAATTGTTCGAGATGAACCTGATCGATCGTTTAACTGGTAGTGCTCTGACATCGCTCATAAAGCTCAAAATCAAAGAGCATATAAACGACACATGCCAGGGCATCTTTGACAGAAGCCACCTCAAGCAGCTGGAAAAG TGGCTGGCGGAAGTTATAATGACTTGGTTGAAGAGCATTTTCACAGAATGGCAGACCAAAGATAATGCCAAGGAAGCAGAAGCTCCCGCGTCTGTGCAATCCTTCAAAGTGAAACTTACTTATTATATGTACGAAACGTTTGCTCAGAGCGTAATTGGACAGTTCTTCAGTATTATCATTG ATTATCCAGATTCAATACCAGCCATAGACGACTTGAAGATTTGCATGGAGAAAATTGATATGCGAGTCTACCTGACGGAGTCGCTGCGAAGTTCGTTGGAAGCCAGAATTCTGCATCCTGGCGTTAACACGATGGACATATTAACTGGATACGTTGCCGCCATTAAGGCTATTCGCCATCTGGACCAATCGGGCGTTATTCTAGAGATGGTTACAGCCCCGATCAAGGATTATCTGCGGAAACGAAGCGACACAGTGCGACGCGTCGTAACAGGCCTGACAGAAGAGGGGCCAACCGACTTGTCCGAAGAACTGGCCAAGGGGGAGTCAATCAAGGATGGCAAGGACTCTGGTCCCGACGAGTTCAGCAATTGGGAGAACTGGGAACCGGATCCATTTGGAATCGATGCTAATCTCATGAAGTACAACAGCTCAAAGATAATGCGATCCGCAGACATCATATCAATGGTGGTGGATATATACGGAAGCAAAGAGCTATTCATGACTGAATATCGTAATTTGATGGCAGACAGACTGCTCGCCCATCTCGACTTTAATTCGGAGAAGGAAATTCGAAATCTTGAGCTGTTGAAAATTCGTTTTGGGGAATCGCTTTTGCATAGCTGCGAGGTGATGCTGAAAGACGTGACCGACTCAAAGCGTATCAACGCGCACATTCACGGCGATGGCAATGTCAATGAGA ATCAATTGTTTGACATCTCTTCCCTGATCATATCTGCCCAGTTTTGGCCATCCTTTAACAAGGAGAGTCTTCAGTTGCCGGAGGAGATCGAGAATGAGTTCAAGAAGTACACAAAGGCCTATGAGGGGTACAAAGGTAACCGCACTCTCAACTGGCGTACGGTAACTGGTCGCGTCAATATTGTCATTGAAATTGGAGACCGAACACTGGACATGGTGGTGAGCCCCACGTTGGCCGTGATCATATACCACTTCCAGAACAAGA GTGAATGGGCCATCGAAGAACTTAGTTCAATCACAAAAGTTCCAGCATCGGCGCTCAGGCGTCGTATAAGTTTTTGGCAAAATCATGGCTTGATATCAGAATCATCACCTGGAGTATTTACACTGCTGGAAAAGGAAACAGAAAAGTCGCAGTTTGAGGAAATGAGTCTGGCCGAGGCCGACGAAGAAGACTTGGAGTCGGCCATGGCATCTGCCAGCGATCAAAGGGAGGAAGAACTTCAA GTGTTTTGGTCCTATATTGTTGGCATGCTCACGAATCTCGATTCCATGCCCATCGATCGCATCCACCAGATGCTCAAACTCTTTGCCTCACACAGTGGAGGAGTGGAGTTTACCCAAGACGAGCTGAAGCACTTTCTGCAGCGTAAAGTCAGAGAGCATAAGCTTCTATTCTCCGGTGGAGTTTACCAATTGGCCAAGTAA
- the LOC117891020 gene encoding anaphase-promoting complex subunit 2 isoform X1, translated as MCDFGALWQDVLKIFPVLGGVNTFSQIPGTAEPVEETLYKNVRRHLQQLGSIETFAAILDLEIQSVIRNVLAPKFWKHFHGDSVPTDLQTCIKDQALVIEALPDKNKLFSQFIDAINELYLSFNSLMQVKPRLAHLIGTENSSALNSAKLLHEDSIKSYLRDSLLSQLPPAFSVVVGAFYWVHFKLYTKASHLALTTVDSEVFDELLCVGCNFDVEQCCCLRLTEMVNKTNMKLFEMNLIDRLTGSALTSLIKLKIKEHINDTCQGIFDRSHLKQLEKWLAEVIMTWLKSIFTEWQTKDNAKEAEAPASVQSFKVKLTYYMYETFAQSVIGQFFSIIIDYPDSIPAIDDLKICMEKIDMRVYLTESLRSSLEARILHPGVNTMDILTGYVAAIKAIRHLDQSGVILEMVTAPIKDYLRKRSDTVRRVVTGLTEEGPTDLSEELAKGESIKDGKDSGPDEFSNWENWEPDPFGIDANLMKYNSSKIMRSADIISMVVDIYGSKELFMTEYRNLMADRLLAHLDFNSEKEIRNLELLKIRFGESLLHSCEVMLKDVTDSKRINAHIHGDGNVNENQLFDISSLIISAQFWPSFNKESLQLPEEIENEFKKYTKAYEGYKGNRTLNWRTVTGRVNIVIEIGDRTLDMVVSPTLAVIIYHFQNKSEWAIEELSSITKVPASALRRRISFWQNHGLISESSPGVFTLLEKETEKSQFEEMSLAEADEEDLESAMASASDQREEELQVFWSYIVGMLTNLDSMPIDRIHQMLKLFASHSGGVEFTQDELKHFLQRKVREHKLLFSGGVYQLAK; from the exons ATGTGCGACTTTGGTGCTTTGTGGCAGGATGTGCTGAAAATATTTCCAGTTCTGGGTGGAGTG AACACATTTTCACAGATTCCTGGGACTGCCGAGCCGGTTGAAGAAACTCTGTACAAGAATGTTCGCCGGCACCTACAACAGTTGGGCAGCATTGAGACATTTGCGGCAATTCTGGATCTGGAAATTCAGTCGGTGATTCGAAATGTACTTGCACCCAAGTTTTGGAAGCATTTCCATGGGGACAGCGTGCCAACAGATCTGCAGACGTGCATCAAAGACCAAGCGCTGGTCATAGAAGCTCTTCCGGATAAGAACAAATTGTTCTCTCAGTTTATTGATGCTATCAATGAGTTGTACCTTAGCTTCAACAGTTTGATGCAAGTTAAGCCCAGACTTGCGCATCTTATCGGCACGGAAAATAGTTCAGCCCTAAACTCGGCCAAATTGTTGCACGAAGATTCCATCAAATCGTACCTACGCGATTCGTTGCTTTCGCAGCTGCCACCAGCCTTCAGTGTGGTTGTGGGTGCCTTCTATTGGGTTCACTTCAAGCTCTACACCAAAGCTTCGCATCTAGCCTTAACAACAGTGG ACTCTGAGGTATTCGATGAGCTGCTATGTGTGGGCTGCAATTTCGACGTGGAGCAGTGCTGCTGTCTGCGACTAACTGAAATGGTGAACAAGACGAACATGAAATTGTTCGAGATGAACCTGATCGATCGTTTAACTGGTAGTGCTCTGACATCGCTCATAAAGCTCAAAATCAAAGAGCATATAAACGACACATGCCAGGGCATCTTTGACAGAAGCCACCTCAAGCAGCTGGAAAAG TGGCTGGCGGAAGTTATAATGACTTGGTTGAAGAGCATTTTCACAGAATGGCAGACCAAAGATAATGCCAAGGAAGCAGAAGCTCCCGCGTCTGTGCAATCCTTCAAAGTGAAACTTACTTATTATATGTACGAAACGTTTGCTCAGAGCGTAATTGGACAGTTCTTCAGTATTATCATTG ATTATCCAGATTCAATACCAGCCATAGACGACTTGAAGATTTGCATGGAGAAAATTGATATGCGAGTCTACCTGACGGAGTCGCTGCGAAGTTCGTTGGAAGCCAGAATTCTGCATCCTGGCGTTAACACGATGGACATATTAACTGGATACGTTGCCGCCATTAAGGCTATTCGCCATCTGGACCAATCGGGCGTTATTCTAGAGATGGTTACAGCCCCGATCAAGGATTATCTGCGGAAACGAAGCGACACAGTGCGACGCGTCGTAACAGGCCTGACAGAAGAGGGGCCAACCGACTTGTCCGAAGAACTGGCCAAGGGGGAGTCAATCAAGGATGGCAAGGACTCTGGTCCCGACGAGTTCAGCAATTGGGAGAACTGGGAACCGGATCCATTTGGAATCGATGCTAATCTCATGAAGTACAACAGCTCAAAGATAATGCGATCCGCAGACATCATATCAATGGTGGTGGATATATACGGAAGCAAAGAGCTATTCATGACTGAATATCGTAATTTGATGGCAGACAGACTGCTCGCCCATCTCGACTTTAATTCGGAGAAGGAAATTCGAAATCTTGAGCTGTTGAAAATTCGTTTTGGGGAATCGCTTTTGCATAGCTGCGAGGTGATGCTGAAAGACGTGACCGACTCAAAGCGTATCAACGCGCACATTCACGGCGATGGCAATGTCAATGAGA ATCAATTGTTTGACATCTCTTCCCTGATCATATCTGCCCAGTTTTGGCCATCCTTTAACAAGGAGAGTCTTCAGTTGCCGGAGGAGATCGAGAATGAGTTCAAGAAGTACACAAAGGCCTATGAGGGGTACAAAGGTAACCGCACTCTCAACTGGCGTACGGTAACTGGTCGCGTCAATATTGTCATTGAAATTGGAGACCGAACACTGGACATGGTGGTGAGCCCCACGTTGGCCGTGATCATATACCACTTCCAGAACAAGA GTGAATGGGCCATCGAAGAACTTAGTTCAATCACAAAAGTTCCAGCATCGGCGCTCAGGCGTCGTATAAGTTTTTGGCAAAATCATGGCTTGATATCAGAATCATCACCTGGAGTATTTACACTGCTGGAAAAGGAAACAGAAAAGTCGCAGTTTGAGGAAATGAGTCTGGCCGAGGCCGACGAAGAAGACTTGGAGTCGGCCATGGCATCTGCCAGCGATCAAAGGGAGGAAGAACTTCAA GTGTTTTGGTCCTATATTGTTGGCATGCTCACGAATCTCGATTCCATGCCCATCGATCGCATCCACCAGATGCTCAAACTCTTTGCCTCACACAGTGGAGGAGTGGAGTTTACCCAAGACGAGCTGAAGCACTTTCTGCAGCGTAAAGTCAGAGAGCATAAGCTTCTATTCTCCGGTGGAGTTTACCAATTGGCCAAGTAA
- the LOC117891027 gene encoding zinc finger protein 48, with the protein MSQVANTPTPQMLTTSTLTPIESMKPPPAFPTLAGGTHLNEQASDIILRASTIFGDLKHDSSPLDLENVHNGVETENNRNSNGDGSQFAGNSKIRIMPTIKLLATPHAADPKRKFVCPYDNCTKSYGKSSHLRSHLTWHTGIKPFVCSEPKCGKGFTRSDELNRHLRTHTGEKPFECVQCTKKFSRSDHLTKHLATHDRQLKSSTPKRSIPNNVRLKSSRKPPSEPESGFHFMAVLGTGEQNIDRHQQQPADLVDYQHKPLKIKLERPEHSDKYQIVAPLPESQLPSFLNSKPEVKYEPADEIVNTLSQLPPQDGPGTYGIPQFVQDRPFRCRQCEKRFKRQDDLNRHIRTHTGEKPYACPQCCRRFVRSDHLKKHQQTHLKIR; encoded by the coding sequence ATGTCACAAGTAGCAAACACGCCCACACCCCAAATGCTGACGACATCAACGCTAACGCCTATAGAATCCATGAAACCACCACCAGCGTTCCCGACACTAGCGGGCGGCACACATTTAAATGAACAGGCGTCAGATATAATACTTAGAGCCTCGACCATTTTTGGCGATCTGAAGCATGATTCGTCGCCATTGGATCTCGAAAATGTACACAACGGAGTTGAGACTGAGAATAACCGGAATTCAAACGGAGATGGTTCACAATTCGCCGGGAATTCGAAAATTCGCATAATGCCCACCATCAAACTACTAGCAACTCCGCATGCGGCTGACCCCAAACGCAAGTTCGTTTGTCCCTACGACAACTGTACAAAAAGCTATGGAAAAAGTTCTCACCTGCGCTCCCATCTCACCTGGCATACGGGCATCAAGCCGTTCGTCTGCAGCGAGCCCAAGTGTGGAAAGGGTTTCACCCGGTCGGACGAGCTCAATAGGCACCTGCGCACCCACACAGGTGAGAAGCCTTTCGAGTGTGTGCAGTGCACAAAGAAGTTCTCTCGAAGTGATCACCTAACGAAGCACCTGGCCACGCATGACCGGCAACTGAAGAGCAGCACTCCGAAGCGTTCGATACCCAACAATGTGCGGTTAAAATCATCCAGGAAGCCGCcgtcagagccagagtcggGGTTCCACTTCATGGCTGTGCTGGGCACAGGAGAGCAGAACATAGACCGACATCAACAGCAGCCTGCGGATTTAGTTGATTATCAGCAcaagccactgaaaattaagtTGGAACGCCCCGAGCATAGTGACAAGTACCAGATTGTGGCACCTTTACCTGAAAGCCAGTTGCCATCTTTCCTTAACTCCAAGCCTGAGGTCAAGTACGAGCCTGCCGACGAAATTGTAAATACACTGTCTCAACTACCGCCACAGGATGGCCCCGGTACCTATGGTATACCTCAGTTTGTGCAGGATCGCCCCTTCCGCTGCCGGCAATGTGAAAAGCGATTTAAGCGGCAGGATGATCTTAACCGGCATATACGAACGCACACGGGCGAGAAACCCTATGCCTGTCCTCAATGCTGTCGCCGCTTCGTACGCAGCGACCATTTGAAAAAGCATCAACAGACGCATTTGAAAATACGATAG
- the LOC117891023 gene encoding putative transcription factor SOX-14: MIAEPAQGTLDTNTDTASIATTPINSAPTQPIRIRIRTTTSTTQSGQAITHSTTAVAGTLPAPVSAPVAAAAAASRSRSSMDNDRSPAQGTPDMTVNMGLDSSVVFGSARVPQNSSTPYSDATQTKKHSPGHIKRPMNAFMVWSQMERRKICERTPDMHNAEISKELGRRWQLLSKEDKQPYIGEAEQLRKLHMIEYPNYKYRPQKKQSRSPGALKQNPDADGSEIKNDTQNATLATIAINGTPTAGRKSKRSTSTCQTGSVSKRIRNSDNTGDTSKPKYNLNVNVNENVKAPMEQHNAVDIMLPSTDNLLSYQSSEYLPLNTTSNADCDLQLHSDLSAGQLRDLSANQRENLAEYFPNFASSTDNEDSQLEVNSSSISHHSHSHQHNQSDPAAGLMNASDGVREYLPFCDESLMDVNSANNNRSNAHILNVIESHASFSDSNYIIEPVFDSEDNIVNDANLHSASHQIPPYVPETHECFAEDCVAGGGDNSSSHQVEFEVQPQTVTMNIEIHNSTLPYGGDGGHTFQNDDFNPIPSAAEDSDSSILTASHSPQIGFCSSSISNSFVESDAINIYRAYTNQDYTGNVIETNNDLNCTAHDNNGDLLALTVEDFPPQPTGSHLEFNTNKYEFFKLL; the protein is encoded by the exons ATGATAGCTGAGCCAGCTCAGGGAACTCTTGACACCAACACCGATACTGCTAGTATTGCAACCACCCCAATAAACTCAGCCCCAACTCAGccgatacggatacggatacgtaCGACAACGAGTACAACACAAAGCGGGCAAGCTATTACTCATTCGACGACGGCTGTGGCTGGGACTCTGCCCGCGCCTGTGTCCGCgcctgttgctgcagctgcagctgcatccaGATCAAGATCCAGCATGGACAACGACAGATCTCCAGCGCAGGGCACTCCCGACATGACAGTCAACATGGGCCTCGACTCCAGTGTGGTATTTGGATCCGCACGGGTGCCTCAAAATTCCAGTACCCCGTATTCAGATGCAACTCAA ACGAAGAAACATTCTCCCGGCCATATCAAGAGACCTATGAATGCCTTCATGGTATGGAGTCAAATGGAACGGCGAAAGATTTGCGAGCGAACGCCAGACATGCATAACGCCGAGATATCCAAAGAACTGGGCAGACGATGGCAGCTCCTGAGCAAAGAAGACAAGCAGCCGTATATTGGTGAGGCGGAGCAGCTCAGGAAGCTGCACATGATCGAGTATCCCAACTACAAGTACAGGCCACAAAAGAAGCAGTCGAGATCTCCGGGAGCGCTGAAGCAGAATCCGGATGCGGATGGCAGCGAAATTAAAAATGACACACAGAATGCCACATTGGCGACTATTGCAATTAATGGAACACCCACTGCCGGtcggaaaagcaaaagatcTACCTCTACATGTCAAACTGGTTCAGTTTCGAAACGTATAAGAAATAGTGACAATACGGGTGATACTTCGAAACCTAAATACAAtctaaatgtaaatgtaaatgaaaatgtaaaagcTCCGATGGAGCAGCACAATGCCGTTGATATTATGTTACCGTCAACCGATAATCTTTTAAGCTATCAATCATCTGAATATTTACCTCTGAACACAACTAGCAATGCTGATTGTGATCTACAGCTACACTCAGACCTAAGTGCTGGTCAACTGCGGGATCTGTCCGCCAATCAACGTGAGAATTTAGCCGAGTATTTCCCAAATTTCGCCAGCTCCACCGACAACGAGGACTCCCAGCTGGAAGTGAACTCCTCGTCCATcagccaccacagccacagccaccagcaCAATCAATCGGATCCAGCCGCAGGACTGATGAATGCCAGCGACGGCGTCCGGGAGTATTTGCCATTCTGTGACGAGTCTCTGATGGATGTGAACTCTGCCAACAACAATCGGAGCAATGCTCACATTTTAAATGTGATAGAGTCCCACGCAAGCTTCTCGGATAGCAATTATATCATTGAGCCCGTGTTCGACTCGGAAGACAACATAGTAAACGATGCCAATTTGCATTCGGCCAGCCATCAAATACCTCCGTATGTGCCTGAAACTCACGAGTGCTTTGCCGAAGACTGCGTCGCTGGCGGTGGCGACAACTCGTCCTCTCACCAAGTGGAATTCGAAGTCCAACCGCAAACGGTGACAATGAACATCGAGATACACAACAGCACTCTTCCATACGGGGGAGATGGCGGGCACACATTCCAAAATGACGATTTCAATCCGATACCGTCGGCAGCcgaagacagcgacagcagcataCTAACCGCCTCCCATTCGCCACAAATCGGCTTctgtagcagcagcataagCAATAGTTTCGTTGAATCGGACGCTATCAACATTTATCGTGCATACACAAACCAAGACTACACcggaaatgtaattgaaacAAACAATGATCTCAACTGCACCGCACATGATAACAACGGAGATCTTCTAGCTCTCACAGTTGAGGACTTTCCGCCTCAGCCAACTGGTAGTCATTTAGAGTTTAACACTAACAAATACGAGTTTTTCAAGTTATTATAA
- the LOC117891033 gene encoding paxillin homolog 1, which translates to MAPTICCKCHEEIDDKAICSEGKMYHPEHFTCSECQKPIGESQFNVVRNELVCNECHESKHAPRCHSCGNVIKERVIAAVGHKWHEECFRCVGCCQNLVASTFFEVNGYLFCKCDFREVFSSRCAGCGETIDKNVIVALNTKWHPRCFECYSCGHRITTDIFDIENGNPICLKCSAVYVT; encoded by the coding sequence ATGGCCCCTACGATCTGTTGCAAGTGCCACGAGGAAATAGACGACAAGGCTATATGCAGCGAAGGGAAGATGTACCATCCGGAGCACTTCACTTGTTCGGAATGCCAGAAGCCCATAGGCGAGTCGCAGTTTAATGTTGTCAGGAACGAGCTGGTGTGCAACGAGTGCCACGAGAGCAAGCATGCCCCCAGATGCCATTCCTGTGGCAATGTGATAAAGGAGCGTGTCATTGCCGCTGTGGGACACAAGTGGCACGAAGAGTGCTTTAGGTGTGTGGGATGCTGTCAAAATCTGGTGGCTTCGACATTCTTTGAAGTGAACGGATATCTGTTCTGTAAATGTGACTTTCGCGAAGTCTTTTCGTCACGGTGCGCCGGCTGTGGAGAGACCATTGACAAGAATGTCATAGTGGCCTTGAACACAAAATGGCACCCACGTTGCTTTGAATGCTACAGCTGCGGACACCGAATTACGACGGATATATTCGACATAGAAAACGGAAACCCCATCTGCCTCAAGTGCAGTGCAGTTTATGTCACATAA
- the LOC117891029 gene encoding uncharacterized protein LOC117891029, with protein MSKFHTLMGTLLDYFLLFVLRMIGTMSSPIYEHYRCAAPSRQHQPGSLWKADSMQESEPAPSLEQRTGTENLLLDSLEPEPLANMFNSLQLMAINVVNQMQTALKKRVTSKADPIATMPGLDAFHPCVPSSSCYFFIDLRNTTPRFMDSQEEFGNSSSHISNDKNNNADDTADSPAKKSMQRQRSISECSDNSFDICFEDDDESSIQPTACSDDDDDDDFEESEVCECSNDSSTTNKKVRFNLKPEVHVMLAWDFAYRAARKSEWQVMARDRFRFQQRIHRVAPILNPILTPNHREQVYKARFLDVE; from the exons ATGTCGAAATTTCACACCCTTATGGGAACGTTGCTTGACTATTTCCTCCTCTTTGTTCTTCGAATGATTGGAACCATGAGCTCCCCAATATACGAGCACTATCGATGCGCTGCCCCGTCGCGCCAGCATCAGCCAGGATCATTGTGGAAGGCTGACAGTATGCAGGAATCAGAGCCAGCACCTTCGCTTGAGCAGCGAACGGGTACGGAGAACCTGCTCCTGGACTCCCTGGAGCCAGAACCCTTGGCCAACATGTTCAACTCGCTGCAGCTTATGGCTATTAACGTTGTCAACCAAATGCAAACGGCCTTGAAGAAACGCGTTACGTCGAAGGCGGATCCAATCGCTACAATGCCAGGCCTCGACGCTTTTCATCCATGCGTGCCGTCGTCTTCTTGCTACTTTTTTATCGATCTGCGAAACACCACACCCCGCTTCATGGATTCTCAAGAAGAGTTTGGCAACAGCTCTAGTCATATATCCAACGACAAGAACAATAATGCGGACGACACGGCAGATTCACCTGCCAAGAAGTCtatgcagcggcagaggagtATTTCGGAATGCAGCGATAATAGTTTTGATATTTGCTTTGAGGACGATGACGAGAGTAGTATTCAGCCTACAGCATGcagcgacgatgacgatgatgatgacttcGAAGAATCCGAGGTGTGTGAGTGCAGCAACGACAGCTcgacaaccaacaaaaag GTGCGCTTCAACCTGAAGCCCGAGGTGCATGTCATGCTGGCCTGGGACTTTGCTTATCGGGCTGCGAGGAAGAGCGAGTGGCAGGTGATGGCTCGTGATCGTTTCAGATTTCAGCAGCGGATACATCGGGTGGCTCCAATTCTAAATCCCATTCTGACTCCAAATCACAGAGAACAAGTCTACAAGGCTCGATTCCTCGATGTagaataa
- the LOC117891028 gene encoding peptidylglycine alpha-hydroxylating monooxygenase, translated as MARKMGISAALWYILLVNLISVYGLVDQGQGMYRKNSYDSATGSTGSFPFLMPMVSPKTPDLYLCTPIKVDPTTTYYIVGFNPNATMNTAHHMLLYGCGEPGTTKSTWNCGEMAQATAEEKASPCGPRSHSQILYAWARDAQKVILPAGVGFKVGKDSPTKYLVLQVHYAHIDRFKDGSTDDSGVFLDYTEKPLQKLAGTLLLGTDGIIPALQTEHMESACEITENKVLIPFAYRVHTHEMGKVVAGYRVRSNSEGIQEWVQLGKRDPLTPQMFYNVTNTEPILSGDQLAIRCTIKNTRHRITKIGPTNEDEMCNFYLMYYVEHGDTLDMKYCFSQGPPYYYWSNPDTGLHNIPNIEASTL; from the exons ATGGCTCGAAAGATGGGAATCTCGGCGGCGCTTTGGTACATTTTGCTGGTCAATTTGATAAGTGTGTACGGCCTGGTGGACCAGGGACAGGGGATGTACCGAAAAAATAGTTACGACTCCGCAACAGGCTCCACAGGATCCTTCCCCTTCCTGATGCCCATGGTTTCACCAAAAACT CCGGATTTGTACTTGTGCACTCCAATAAAAGTAGATCCAACTACCACATACTATATTG TTGGCTTTAATCCGAATGCAACCATGAACACGGCGCACCATATGCTGCTGTACGGATGCGGCGAGCCAGGAACCACTAAAAGCACTTG GAACTGTGGTGAAATGGCTCAAGCAACGGCTGAGGAAAAGGCCAGCCCCTGTGGACCCCGTTCCCACTCTCAG ATCCTATATGCATGGGCGAGAGATGCCCAAAAGGTTATTTTGCCTGCGGGTGTTGGCTTCAAGGTTGGAAAGGACTCACCCACAAAGTATTTAGTGCTGCAAGTGCACTACGCACACATTGACAGATTCAAGG ATGGTTCCACCGATGACTCTGGCGTGTTCCTCGACTACACCGAAAAACC CCTTCAAAAGTTAGCTGGCACATTGTTATTGGGAACGGACGGAATCATTCCCGCACTGCAAACGGAACACATGGAATCAGCTTGCGAAATAACGGAGAATAAAGTGCTGATTCCATTTGCCTATCGCGTGCACACTCACGAAATGGGAAAAGTTGTGGCTGGATATAGAGTGCGATCGAATAGCGAGGGAATTCAAGAATGGGTCCAACTTGGCAAACGGGATCCGCTTACACCTCAGATGTTTTACAATGTCACGAACACCGAACCCATTTTGAGTGGAGATCAGCTTGCCATCAGGTGCACCATCAAAAATACCCGTCATCGGATAACAAAGATTGG CCCCACAAATGAGGATGAAATGTGCAATTTTTACCTGATGTACTACGTGGAACATGGGGACACTCTTGACATGAAGTATTGCTTTAGCCAAGGTCCGCCCTACTATTACTGGTCCAATCCCGACACTGGTCTACACAATATACCAAATATCGAGGCGAGCACTTTGTAA